In one Magallana gigas chromosome 7, xbMagGiga1.1, whole genome shotgun sequence genomic region, the following are encoded:
- the LOC105318879 gene encoding serine-rich adhesin for platelets isoform X1, protein MSDISCVVTEGRVKYRDGKKWKPRWCVLRKPSPVADQLNVQLYKVDVKDVHKRQPKANFNIEGFFGLETGFSYDKETNVLAIVCQKQVTLFSFENRDNLIQFEIKIRRSLGEEDQFKVQVTNVPNNSKLPLDVLRMHIHRQKFCLTNGAPPKVLAIWQISDLRKFGVVDKKFIFEGGSNCGKGAGVHAFTSEQAELINEIVSLASQGKTASCRKSIKRRSQLFDYHLEPLNSSFNDNSQYRDFPNWSNCTDQNFFDDKRSKRHSLSFTDFSHASAYNEKHLRNKNEFETGRRKYLLYDVPPSRIRKVDNSNLYLNTKQFQQPTHCVSQNSQELKNVSDILSHKLSKECVDNRIEQWIESEACLSSASGPSSDSQMSISSGENSVSALGQMVKVSASAPSLCGYGFYGNQSEGSKSISVASVPSRIEEETEQCRRLELENLQKSEEVLQREITLLEEIMMGVKEKPKVKTTDHLAEKPPPLPRKKSKNHRRATLSPRLDRYSTISSQSSISGFSDSVLLSPNLVSRLRKIPSFSKMSAPLPYVNLEKYDGGRDVDKCHVYVRNQSDDDTCSILSHRSESYDRESKSPRDRCVRGVDGESHKIPIDLPESNYANTECIYANDFAAKEAAAQPPALPPKGPALLRKSRPFCPPPIPPGKHRAHLSKRNKYSSQYSSPRQGVNPVMSPIREPNYLLMAGVDASPSSRRRSELALRVPHGSSSELSNYKDGPLKVRLPKRSPSSAGKENLNPDDVCGYMDMSGMFEDERVTLKSRDEVESSDSPQKMYTRSSSASSVAESRFSRPVFHHSLSLSDTPSSAASTPVREENYLLMHHLTSQKKSVLENIKSLKSYVHNAQTVRDSVIVGDDNGAASPKIERRNSEDNSSNKNMSPEKAKEVLKGKSSLPFPNLINFQKHNILKDSSQEVHKSASTTSVQSAPNDKSTENPGKSPGFLTRLIRRNSGNRKSMSQSQENLLNSSSSESCLEKTLSNIHVCKENASVKDLSTSSVSSAANSSIEQNQSEVVERRRSSSFPNRSSFLEMNSTAAAAAPKDNFHQTSQDSFCSNGTTDDHRHLIGPDQMTQSNDTGSTESNSTSRTGYTGPCDGQTDSEDSASKSNAEGKCMSPKSFQKFRKTQEMGIFTVLRVDEPSYKMPLCQTSSKTDDEKLIDLMKYSKVKDYYGDTDSEKTNSLKSDDFKLNMCPKKAFSPYEEAAAIAKYVASLAPFVPPKQKNYQSSALSPVLENAPSNGKEELWKDNNTLDNKSISSFRSEHSYALIGPTDTDDSMSKTLKVAEEPEESIWVPRQAAVKEGSPASVSSTVDDQDSRSTAVVVELDQDHSSDDEISLSSYTDSICSENALRNSPAYTVMRPRAGNCYIVLERKRPLNESLSSSPSQTPRSPSMNSSVFTFDQVSQFSAFSKDRDSPNLPKFSRSESLYSKFSERTFSNKISYMNFETSPPSSPPFSQSMSLTGEQPERQLNYAEIDLREKPIRKSRKASQKSLKMQKSTSIEYAMIDMEATIAIQRAGQEHKMFRVDSLKRSDQKLSLSIPEHGTDSEEVPEPSPTSTKDEVTSQEGSTYGSFLTTHKYVNVPPPKEEEAKKEEKEVTDLPEKILLPIRENQDTSSSESEDEGNTDSSDSEVIIIE, encoded by the exons atcaaCTCAACGTACAACTATATAAGGTGGACGTTAAAGATGTTCACAAACGGCAACCAAAGGCAAACTTTAATATTGAGGGATTCTTCGGTCTGGAGACAGGCTTCAGCTATGACAAGGAGACCAATGTCTTAGCCATTGTCTGCCAGAAACAAGTCACGCTCTTTTCCTTTGAAAACAGGGACAACCTTATACAGTTTGAGATCAAAATCAGAAGAAGCCTTGGGGAAG AGGACCAGTTCAAAGTGCAAGTGACCAATGTTCCTAACAACAGTAAGCTGCCCTTGGACGTTCTGCGGATGCACATCCACCGGCAGAAGTTCTGCTTGACAAACGGTGCTCCTCCCAAAGTCTTAGCCATCTGGCAGATTTCAGACTTGCGGAAATTTGGTGTGGTGgacaaaaaattcatattcgAAGGTGGATCAAATTGTGGGAAAG GTGCTGGAGTCCATGCTTTTACGTCGGAACAAGCAGAGTTGATCAATGAAATCGTTAGCTTGGCCAGTCAAGGGAAAACAGCCAGCTGTAGAAAGTCTATCAAACGAA GATCACAGCTATTTGACTACCATTTGGAGCCACTCAACAGTTCCTTCAACGATAACAGTCAGTATAGAGATTTCCCGAACTGGTCAAACTGCACAGACCAAAACTTCTTTGACGACAAGCGATCAAAACGGCACTCGTTGAGTTTCACTGACTTTTCCCATGCATCTGCTTACAACGAAAAACATCTGcgaaacaaaaatgaatttgagaCTGGGAGAAGAAAATACTTGTTATACGACGTTCCCCCTAGTCGAATAAGGAAAGTGGACAATTCTAATTTATATCTGAATACTAAACAATTTCAACAACCAACCCATTGTGTATCTCAAAATTCTCAGGAACTCAAAAATGTCTCGGATATTTTGTCTCATAAACTCAGCAAAGAATGTGTAGACAACAGAATCGAGCAGTGGATCGAGTCTGAAGCCTGCCTGAGCTCTGCCAGTGGACCGAGTTCCGACTCTCAGATGAGTATTTCCTCGGGAGAGAACTCTGTATCTGCCCTAGGGCAGATGGTGAAGGTGTCGGCCAGTGCTCCCTCTCTATGTGGCTACGGGTTCTATGGCAATCAATCGGAGGGCAGCAAATCCATTTCTGTGGCATCAGTACCCTCCAGAATTGAAGAGGAGACTGAACAATGCCGGAGACTCGAGCtggaaaatcttcaaaaatcagAAGAAGTACtgcaaagggaaataactcttttggAAGAAATCATGATG GGTGTGAAGGAGAAACCTAAAGTGAAAACAACTGACCATCTTGCAGAAAAACCACCACCATTACCAAGGAAAAAATCAAAGAACCATCGTCGTGCCACATTAAGTCCCAGACTCGACCGATATTCCACCATTAGTTCACAGAGTAGTATTTCGGGCTTTTCCGACAGTGTCCTTTTGAGTCCCAACTTGGTGTCGCGGCTACGCAAAATTCCGTCTTTTTCCAAAATGTCTGCTCCATTGCCGTATGTCAATTTAGAGAAATACGATGGAGGGAGAGATGTGGATAAATGTCATGTGTACGTACGGAACCAGTCGGACGACGATACCTGTAGCATCCTGTCTCACAGAAGCGAGAGTTATGACAGGGAATCCAAATCTCCAAGAGATCGCTGTGTTAGAGGGGTTGATGGTGAATCTCACAAAATTCCGATTGATCTTCCTGAGTCAAACTATGCAAACACTGAATGTATATACGCAAATGATTTTGCCGCCAAAGAAGCTGCCGCCCAACCACCTGCTTTACCTCCAAAGGGACCAGCACTCCTGAGGAAGAGTAGACCGTTCTGTCCCCCTCCCATCCCTCCCGGAAAGCACAGAGCCCATCTGTCTAAAAGAAATAAGTATTCCTCTCAATATTCAAGTCCTAGGCAAGGTGTAAATCCAGTGATGAGTCCGATTCGGGAGCCAAATTATCTTCTTATGGCAGGAGTGGATGCATCACCAAGCAGCAGAAGAAGGTCTGAATTGGCTCTACGTGTTCCCCATGGAAGTTCCTCTGAGCTGTCCAATTATAAGGATGGTCCACTGAAAGTGAGGCTTCCAAAGAGATCACCTTCTTCTGCAGGAAAGGAAAATTTGAATCCCGATGATGTGTGCGGTTACATGGATATGAGTGGGATGTTTGAAGATGAACGGGTAACACTGAAATCCAGGGATGAAGTGGAATCTTCAGATTCTCCTCAGAAGATGTACACCCGATCAAGCAGTGCTTCCTCAGTTGCAGAGAGTCGTTTCTCTCGCCCGGTGTTTCATCATTCTCTCAGTTTAAGTGACACACCCAGCAGTGCTGCTAGTACCCCTGTAAGGGAAGAAAACTATCTGCTCATGCATCATTTAACTAGTCAGAAGAAATCAGTCCTTGAAAATATAAAGTCCCTAAAAAGTTATGTTCATAACGCTCAAACAGTGAGAGACTCTGTAATTGTCGGAGATGATAATGGAGCAGCCTCGCCAAAGATTGAAAGACGTAACTCTGAAGACAATTCCTCAAACAAAAACATGTCACCAGAAAAAGCCAAAGAGGTGTTAAAAGGAAAATCCTCTTTGCCTTTCCCAAACTTGATAAATTTCCAGAAACATAATATTCTCAAAGATTCTTCTCAGGAAGTTCATAAAAGTGCCAGTACAACCTCAGTGCAATCTGCACCAAATGACAAAAGTACAGAAAACCCTGGTAAAAGTCCAGGATTTCTTACCAGACTGATCCGAAGGAATTCGGGTAACAGGAAAAGCATGTCTCAGAGTCAAGAAAATCTTCTTAACTCTAGTTCTAGTGAGAGTTGTTTAGAAAAAACCTTATCAAACATTCATGTGTGTAAGGAAAATGCAAGTGTCAAGGATCTCTCAACATCAAGTGTGTCGTCTGCTGCCAACAGCAGTATTGAACAGAACCAGTCTGAAGTTGTGGAAAGAAGAAGATCCTCTAGCTTTCCAAACAGAAGTAGCTTTCTGGAGATGAATTCTACTGCTGCTGCCGCTGCTCCCAAAGACAATTTTCATCAAACTTCTCAAGATTCATTTTGCTCCAATGGGACCACTGATGACCACAGGCATTTAATAGGACCAGACCAAATGACACAGTCCAATGACACGGGAAGTACTGAATCCAATTCTACAAGCAGGACTGGCTACACAGGACCTTGTGATGGACAAACAGATTCGgaagattcagcatccaaaagTAATGCAGAGGGAAAATGCATGTCACCCAAATCCTTCCAGAAGTTTCGGAAGACCCAGGAAATGGGAATATTTACTGTTTTGAGAGTGGATGAACCATCATACAAAATGCCACTGTGCCAGACCTCGAGCAAAACTGATGATGAAAAGCTGATTGATCTGATGAAATATTCTAAAGTAAAGGACTATTATGGTGATACAGATTCTGAGAAAACAAACTCATTGAAATCTGACGATTTCAAGCTGAACATGTGCCCTAAGAAAGCATTTTCGCCTTACGAAGAAGCTGCAGCTATTGCTAAATATGTAGCTTCTTTGGCTCCATTTGTACCTCCAAAGCAAAAGAACTACCAAAGTAGTGCTTTGTCCCCTGTTTTGGAGAACGCTCCCTCCAATGGAAAAGAGGAACTGTGGAAAGATAACAACACACTGGATAATAAAAGCATCTCGTCATTCAGATCAGAGCACAGTTATGCTCTGATAGGACCAACAGATACAGATGATTCGATGTCTAAAACTTTGAAAGTTGCAGAGGAGCCAGAGGAATCAATATGGGTACCCAGACAAG CAGCTGTAAAAGAAGGATCCCCAGCATCTGTGAGCAGTACAGTGGATGATCAGGATTCCCGGTCCACAGCTGTGGTGGTGGAGTTGGACCAGGACCACTCGTCTGATGATGAAATTTCCCTGTCTTCTTACACCGACAGTATCTGTAGTGAGAACGCCCTGAGGAACAGCCCAGCTTACACCGTCATGAGGCCCAGGGCTGGAAACTGCTACATTGTACTGGAGAGGAAGCGGCCATTGAACGAGAGTCTCAGCTCCAGTCCCTCCCAAACCCCTCGCTCCCCCTCCATGAATTCCAGTGTATTTACGTTTGATCAAGTGTCCCAGTTCAGCGCTTTCAGCAAAGACCGAGATTCTCCAAACCTGCCGAAATTCTCTCGTTCAGAAAGTTTGTACTCAAAGTTTTCGGAGAGAACCTTTTCTAACAAAATATCATACATGAACTTTGAAACAAGTCCACCCTCATCTCCGCCATTTTCACAGTCAATGTCACTTACGGGAGAACAACCGGAGCGTCAGTTGAATTATGCCGAGATTGATCTCCGTGAGAAACCAATTCGTAAGAGTCGTAAAGCTTCTCAAAAGTCCCTAAAAATGCAGAAATCAACATCCATCGAGTATGCAATGATTGACATGGAGGCCACCATTGCCATTCAGAGAGCAGGACAGGAACACAAGATGTTCCGCGTTGACAGTTTAAAGCGGTCGGACCAAAAATTGTCCCTGTCCATCCCAGAGCATGGGACGGACTCTGAGGAAGTCCCAGAACCATCACCCACCAGCACCAAAGATGAGGTGACCTCACAGGAGGGAAGCACATACGGTTCTTTTCTGACCACCCACAAGTATGTCAACGTTCCCCCACCAAAGGAAGAAGAGGCGAAGAAGGAGGAAAAAGAAGTCACCGATCTTCCAGAGAAGATCCTCTTGCCAATTAGAGAAAACCAGGACACATCCAGCAGTGAGAGCGAAGATGAGGGAAATACTGATTCCTCCGATAGTGAAGTCATTATCATTGAGTAG
- the LOC105318879 gene encoding serine-rich adhesin for platelets isoform X2: protein MSDISCVVTEGRVKYRDGKKWKPRWCVLRKPSPVADQLNVQLYKVDVKDVHKRQPKANFNIEGFFGLETGFSYDKETNVLAIVCQKQVTLFSFENRDNLIQFEIKIRRSLGEEDQFKVQVTNVPNNSKLPLDVLRMHIHRQKFCLTNGAPPKVLAIWQISDLRKFGVVDKKFIFEGGSNCGKGAGVHAFTSEQAELINEIVSLASQGKTASCRKSIKRRSQLFDYHLEPLNSSFNDNSQYRDFPNWSNCTDQNFFDDKRSKRHSLSFTDFSHASAYNEKHLRNKNEFETGRRKYLLYDVPPSRIRKVDNSNLYLNTKQFQQPTHCVSQNSQELKNVSDILSHKLSKECVDNRIEQWIESEACLSSASGPSSDSQMSISSGENSVSALGQMVKVSASAPSLCGYGFYGNQSEGSKSISVASVPSRIEEETEQCRRLELENLQKSEEVLQREITLLEEIMMGVKEKPKVKTTDHLAEKPPPLPRKKSKNHRRATLSPRLDRYSTISSQSSISGFSDSVLLSPNLVSRLRKIPSFSKMSAPLPYVNLEKYDGGRDVDKCHVYVRNQSDDDTCSILSHRSESYDRESKSPRDRCVRGVDGESHKIPIDLPESNYANTECIYANDFAAKEAAAQPPALPPKGPALLRKSRPFCPPPIPPGKHRAHLSKRNKYSSQYSSPRQGVNPVMSPIREPNYLLMAGVDASPSSRRRSELALRVPHGSSSELSNYKDGPLKVRLPKRSPSSAGKENLNPDDVCGYMDMSGMFEDERVTLKSRDEVESSDSPQKMYTRSSSASSVAESRFSRPVFHHSLSLSDTPSSAASTPVREENYLLMHHLTSQKKSVLENIKSLKSYVHNAQTVRDSVIVGDDNGAASPKIERRNSEDNSSNKNMSPEKAKEVLKGKSSLPFPNLINFQKHNILKDSSQEVHKSASTTSVQSAPNDKSTENPGKSPGFLTRLIRRNSGNRKSMSQSQENLLNSSSSESCLEKTLSNIHVCKENASVKDLSTSSVSSAANSSIEQNQSEVVERRRSSSFPNRSSFLEMNSTAAAAAPKDNFHQTSQDSFCSNGTTDDHRHLIGPDQMTQSNDTGSTESNSTSRTGYTGPCDGQTDSEDSASKSNAEGKCMSPKSFQKFRKTQEMGIFTVLRVDEPSYKMPLCQTSSKTDDEKLIDLMKYSKVKDYYGDTDSEKTNSLKSDDFKLNMCPKKAFSPYEEAAAIAKYVASLAPFVPPKQKNYQSSALSPVLENAPSNGKEELWKDNNTLDNKSISSFRSEHSYALIGPTDTDDSMSKTLKVAEEPEESIWVPRQAVKEGSPASVSSTVDDQDSRSTAVVVELDQDHSSDDEISLSSYTDSICSENALRNSPAYTVMRPRAGNCYIVLERKRPLNESLSSSPSQTPRSPSMNSSVFTFDQVSQFSAFSKDRDSPNLPKFSRSESLYSKFSERTFSNKISYMNFETSPPSSPPFSQSMSLTGEQPERQLNYAEIDLREKPIRKSRKASQKSLKMQKSTSIEYAMIDMEATIAIQRAGQEHKMFRVDSLKRSDQKLSLSIPEHGTDSEEVPEPSPTSTKDEVTSQEGSTYGSFLTTHKYVNVPPPKEEEAKKEEKEVTDLPEKILLPIRENQDTSSSESEDEGNTDSSDSEVIIIE, encoded by the exons atcaaCTCAACGTACAACTATATAAGGTGGACGTTAAAGATGTTCACAAACGGCAACCAAAGGCAAACTTTAATATTGAGGGATTCTTCGGTCTGGAGACAGGCTTCAGCTATGACAAGGAGACCAATGTCTTAGCCATTGTCTGCCAGAAACAAGTCACGCTCTTTTCCTTTGAAAACAGGGACAACCTTATACAGTTTGAGATCAAAATCAGAAGAAGCCTTGGGGAAG AGGACCAGTTCAAAGTGCAAGTGACCAATGTTCCTAACAACAGTAAGCTGCCCTTGGACGTTCTGCGGATGCACATCCACCGGCAGAAGTTCTGCTTGACAAACGGTGCTCCTCCCAAAGTCTTAGCCATCTGGCAGATTTCAGACTTGCGGAAATTTGGTGTGGTGgacaaaaaattcatattcgAAGGTGGATCAAATTGTGGGAAAG GTGCTGGAGTCCATGCTTTTACGTCGGAACAAGCAGAGTTGATCAATGAAATCGTTAGCTTGGCCAGTCAAGGGAAAACAGCCAGCTGTAGAAAGTCTATCAAACGAA GATCACAGCTATTTGACTACCATTTGGAGCCACTCAACAGTTCCTTCAACGATAACAGTCAGTATAGAGATTTCCCGAACTGGTCAAACTGCACAGACCAAAACTTCTTTGACGACAAGCGATCAAAACGGCACTCGTTGAGTTTCACTGACTTTTCCCATGCATCTGCTTACAACGAAAAACATCTGcgaaacaaaaatgaatttgagaCTGGGAGAAGAAAATACTTGTTATACGACGTTCCCCCTAGTCGAATAAGGAAAGTGGACAATTCTAATTTATATCTGAATACTAAACAATTTCAACAACCAACCCATTGTGTATCTCAAAATTCTCAGGAACTCAAAAATGTCTCGGATATTTTGTCTCATAAACTCAGCAAAGAATGTGTAGACAACAGAATCGAGCAGTGGATCGAGTCTGAAGCCTGCCTGAGCTCTGCCAGTGGACCGAGTTCCGACTCTCAGATGAGTATTTCCTCGGGAGAGAACTCTGTATCTGCCCTAGGGCAGATGGTGAAGGTGTCGGCCAGTGCTCCCTCTCTATGTGGCTACGGGTTCTATGGCAATCAATCGGAGGGCAGCAAATCCATTTCTGTGGCATCAGTACCCTCCAGAATTGAAGAGGAGACTGAACAATGCCGGAGACTCGAGCtggaaaatcttcaaaaatcagAAGAAGTACtgcaaagggaaataactcttttggAAGAAATCATGATG GGTGTGAAGGAGAAACCTAAAGTGAAAACAACTGACCATCTTGCAGAAAAACCACCACCATTACCAAGGAAAAAATCAAAGAACCATCGTCGTGCCACATTAAGTCCCAGACTCGACCGATATTCCACCATTAGTTCACAGAGTAGTATTTCGGGCTTTTCCGACAGTGTCCTTTTGAGTCCCAACTTGGTGTCGCGGCTACGCAAAATTCCGTCTTTTTCCAAAATGTCTGCTCCATTGCCGTATGTCAATTTAGAGAAATACGATGGAGGGAGAGATGTGGATAAATGTCATGTGTACGTACGGAACCAGTCGGACGACGATACCTGTAGCATCCTGTCTCACAGAAGCGAGAGTTATGACAGGGAATCCAAATCTCCAAGAGATCGCTGTGTTAGAGGGGTTGATGGTGAATCTCACAAAATTCCGATTGATCTTCCTGAGTCAAACTATGCAAACACTGAATGTATATACGCAAATGATTTTGCCGCCAAAGAAGCTGCCGCCCAACCACCTGCTTTACCTCCAAAGGGACCAGCACTCCTGAGGAAGAGTAGACCGTTCTGTCCCCCTCCCATCCCTCCCGGAAAGCACAGAGCCCATCTGTCTAAAAGAAATAAGTATTCCTCTCAATATTCAAGTCCTAGGCAAGGTGTAAATCCAGTGATGAGTCCGATTCGGGAGCCAAATTATCTTCTTATGGCAGGAGTGGATGCATCACCAAGCAGCAGAAGAAGGTCTGAATTGGCTCTACGTGTTCCCCATGGAAGTTCCTCTGAGCTGTCCAATTATAAGGATGGTCCACTGAAAGTGAGGCTTCCAAAGAGATCACCTTCTTCTGCAGGAAAGGAAAATTTGAATCCCGATGATGTGTGCGGTTACATGGATATGAGTGGGATGTTTGAAGATGAACGGGTAACACTGAAATCCAGGGATGAAGTGGAATCTTCAGATTCTCCTCAGAAGATGTACACCCGATCAAGCAGTGCTTCCTCAGTTGCAGAGAGTCGTTTCTCTCGCCCGGTGTTTCATCATTCTCTCAGTTTAAGTGACACACCCAGCAGTGCTGCTAGTACCCCTGTAAGGGAAGAAAACTATCTGCTCATGCATCATTTAACTAGTCAGAAGAAATCAGTCCTTGAAAATATAAAGTCCCTAAAAAGTTATGTTCATAACGCTCAAACAGTGAGAGACTCTGTAATTGTCGGAGATGATAATGGAGCAGCCTCGCCAAAGATTGAAAGACGTAACTCTGAAGACAATTCCTCAAACAAAAACATGTCACCAGAAAAAGCCAAAGAGGTGTTAAAAGGAAAATCCTCTTTGCCTTTCCCAAACTTGATAAATTTCCAGAAACATAATATTCTCAAAGATTCTTCTCAGGAAGTTCATAAAAGTGCCAGTACAACCTCAGTGCAATCTGCACCAAATGACAAAAGTACAGAAAACCCTGGTAAAAGTCCAGGATTTCTTACCAGACTGATCCGAAGGAATTCGGGTAACAGGAAAAGCATGTCTCAGAGTCAAGAAAATCTTCTTAACTCTAGTTCTAGTGAGAGTTGTTTAGAAAAAACCTTATCAAACATTCATGTGTGTAAGGAAAATGCAAGTGTCAAGGATCTCTCAACATCAAGTGTGTCGTCTGCTGCCAACAGCAGTATTGAACAGAACCAGTCTGAAGTTGTGGAAAGAAGAAGATCCTCTAGCTTTCCAAACAGAAGTAGCTTTCTGGAGATGAATTCTACTGCTGCTGCCGCTGCTCCCAAAGACAATTTTCATCAAACTTCTCAAGATTCATTTTGCTCCAATGGGACCACTGATGACCACAGGCATTTAATAGGACCAGACCAAATGACACAGTCCAATGACACGGGAAGTACTGAATCCAATTCTACAAGCAGGACTGGCTACACAGGACCTTGTGATGGACAAACAGATTCGgaagattcagcatccaaaagTAATGCAGAGGGAAAATGCATGTCACCCAAATCCTTCCAGAAGTTTCGGAAGACCCAGGAAATGGGAATATTTACTGTTTTGAGAGTGGATGAACCATCATACAAAATGCCACTGTGCCAGACCTCGAGCAAAACTGATGATGAAAAGCTGATTGATCTGATGAAATATTCTAAAGTAAAGGACTATTATGGTGATACAGATTCTGAGAAAACAAACTCATTGAAATCTGACGATTTCAAGCTGAACATGTGCCCTAAGAAAGCATTTTCGCCTTACGAAGAAGCTGCAGCTATTGCTAAATATGTAGCTTCTTTGGCTCCATTTGTACCTCCAAAGCAAAAGAACTACCAAAGTAGTGCTTTGTCCCCTGTTTTGGAGAACGCTCCCTCCAATGGAAAAGAGGAACTGTGGAAAGATAACAACACACTGGATAATAAAAGCATCTCGTCATTCAGATCAGAGCACAGTTATGCTCTGATAGGACCAACAGATACAGATGATTCGATGTCTAAAACTTTGAAAGTTGCAGAGGAGCCAGAGGAATCAATATGGGTACCCAGACAAG CTGTAAAAGAAGGATCCCCAGCATCTGTGAGCAGTACAGTGGATGATCAGGATTCCCGGTCCACAGCTGTGGTGGTGGAGTTGGACCAGGACCACTCGTCTGATGATGAAATTTCCCTGTCTTCTTACACCGACAGTATCTGTAGTGAGAACGCCCTGAGGAACAGCCCAGCTTACACCGTCATGAGGCCCAGGGCTGGAAACTGCTACATTGTACTGGAGAGGAAGCGGCCATTGAACGAGAGTCTCAGCTCCAGTCCCTCCCAAACCCCTCGCTCCCCCTCCATGAATTCCAGTGTATTTACGTTTGATCAAGTGTCCCAGTTCAGCGCTTTCAGCAAAGACCGAGATTCTCCAAACCTGCCGAAATTCTCTCGTTCAGAAAGTTTGTACTCAAAGTTTTCGGAGAGAACCTTTTCTAACAAAATATCATACATGAACTTTGAAACAAGTCCACCCTCATCTCCGCCATTTTCACAGTCAATGTCACTTACGGGAGAACAACCGGAGCGTCAGTTGAATTATGCCGAGATTGATCTCCGTGAGAAACCAATTCGTAAGAGTCGTAAAGCTTCTCAAAAGTCCCTAAAAATGCAGAAATCAACATCCATCGAGTATGCAATGATTGACATGGAGGCCACCATTGCCATTCAGAGAGCAGGACAGGAACACAAGATGTTCCGCGTTGACAGTTTAAAGCGGTCGGACCAAAAATTGTCCCTGTCCATCCCAGAGCATGGGACGGACTCTGAGGAAGTCCCAGAACCATCACCCACCAGCACCAAAGATGAGGTGACCTCACAGGAGGGAAGCACATACGGTTCTTTTCTGACCACCCACAAGTATGTCAACGTTCCCCCACCAAAGGAAGAAGAGGCGAAGAAGGAGGAAAAAGAAGTCACCGATCTTCCAGAGAAGATCCTCTTGCCAATTAGAGAAAACCAGGACACATCCAGCAGTGAGAGCGAAGATGAGGGAAATACTGATTCCTCCGATAGTGAAGTCATTATCATTGAGTAG
- the LOC136269802 gene encoding complement C1q and tumor necrosis factor-related protein 9-like, with product MGEKGELGDKGQKGDTGNPGQPGGKGDKGDKGEKGDTGSQGEQGSQGLAGSPGQDGTPGSDGVCPIECTECECVGQPGIPGEKGENGRRGPRGERGGEGPPGAPGTPGRVGESGFPGRCSKTCDFQLVRLVKVLRILHQRLKKLESWRFDGDDDDDDVLSVSERL from the exons ATGGGAGAGAAGGGGGAACTCGGAGACAAGGGACAGAAAGGAGATACAGGGAATCCTGGTCAGCCCGGGGGGAAAGGAGATAAAGGGGACAAGGGGGAAAAGGGGGATACCGGGAGTCAAGGGGAACAAGGGAGTCAAGGACTGGCCGGGTCACCCGGACAAGATGGTACGCCAGGTTCAGACGGAGTTTGTCCCATTGAGTGCACTGAGTGTG AGTGTGTAGGTCAACCGGGTATTCCAGGCGAGAAAGGAGAGAACGGTCGGCGAGGTCCACGAGGGGAGAGGGGTGGGGAAGGGCCCCCTGGAGCACCGGGAACCCCCGGTCGTGTTGGAGAATCAGGGTTTCCAGGGCGTTGTTCTAAAACATGTGATTTTCAGTTAGTACGCTTAGTCAAAG tgttgagaatatTACACCAGAGACTAAAG AAATTGGAGTCTTGGAGATTTGATggagatgatgatgatgatgatgttctATCGGTTTCAGAGAGACTCtga